A part of Diprion similis isolate iyDipSimi1 chromosome 12, iyDipSimi1.1, whole genome shotgun sequence genomic DNA contains:
- the LOC124412865 gene encoding sortilin-related receptor-like isoform X1 codes for MAGRATSAFCLFASILQLFLLINFNYGERLGVKQRNLYISDNDGFRHGRSPLIIESGNVLDSETSFGRDRRDVSSNNHNITTKLNWLNDSHQQLMVHWVGEGSNVIICLARDSTPLVRLPIKTNPSAVYISYDYGETFENKTDKFRVSDSKEPSVGYATLDKFYNHPKFNTHCVFADSSNQLIFTTWNNGQDITRQNLPFHPSDISFHEDDPITFLALDKIDPERKLWLTRDFGKTWVVIQEYVKAFFWSSKQPKTLFVERHEPFGVNTVLESKKLFQAERNFEIVMGGIQDFQIKGDCMFATTKSRATSDDNNLDLFISCKNQRFVRARFLSELDRKDYHIVDVSNNRILVAVSHTEYIVNLYVSEIVDHDSIVFRLSLERILTFFPNSTWKDSWLNDVSDEAFTDLYKVEGLRGIYIASQVKETPKAGAIGPEHLASLITYDHGATWNPINAPTVDNDGFTIPCHNDCSLHLSQKFSQLYPATRSVSIMSSKSAPGIIIATGVIGKSLKGHPGVFVSRDAGLTWKQVLKDYYFFNMGDHGGVLVAVKYFKSRGETRHILYSTDEGETWQTYEFNDHMLRVYGLMTEPGENTTVFTMFGSESSRHQWLIVKVDLRKVFDRDCNKDDFKFWSPTSTEQPTMACVLGRKETYQRRAARANCYTGADYDRPVKLDICQCDAKDYQCDIGFIRSTLPYHCIRDKFSHSGFDPYEIPKSCKPGAFYNRTKGYRKIEDDDCSGGLTRNFEPDEIPCPMEEISSEFLLVAQRDHITRIDLKEQRLEVLPLHGLKNVIAIEFDLKNNCLYWADIVNDTIGRQCLKDGTSYPEILVETDLSSIEGMALDWISKVLYFVDGVKMKIELIRVDISTMGRMRRTILDSTKLKKPRGIAVHPMNGYMFWTDWAPGDASVSRANLDGSNVKRLFNDKTVEWPNGITIDHIAERIYWVDAKLDYIGSSDFDGQRFKKILANDERLAHPFAVAVFKDNMYWDDWKQSMIFVADKDHGSGLTNVFGQLVGLMDLKVFAHSVQVGTNKCINSTCSHICLGAPNNEFVCLCPDGMEMNSGNCTCPGGISPYANSTCPRIASTCSANQFSCNNNICIPELWKCDGDNDCGDNSDEVHCKRASCEPNHFACDEDKCIPKYWVCDFDNDCKDKTDELNCRYANCTEAQFKCQNGQCISHRWFCDGEADCRDGSDEKNCSIAQTTTCEPGQFLCNTTGYKTCIPAAWRCDGESDCENGTDEASCDKLQCEPWQFACKSSKRCIYNSWVCDGDLDCTDGSDEVNCSVSTQTLLPLPHPLFPNYSCSDWMFMCNNKKCVPYWWKCDRVDDCGDNSDEIGCGNFEVSTVLPATTLQTRTCHMYQFQCYNGACIEEAWVCDRYEDCPSGEDELHCEGVTTACRNDQFKCRVDGSCIPLTNICNNVLECPDGSDEIGCNRDLTTAAGSTPCHSGFFPCDQGHCIPKAWFCDGKSDCYDGLDESDCDKNKSRIYQVSQMGVDSKSTNASSLILYWMIPVPNNVTFEFLPSIAKSETNATWTNATSWIETEEYQFNSLQPYTSYNLTVYVKLKNQTTVFPPAVYISAATSIGIPSAPWNITATQRNGTRIEVSWRAPLYPNGPITGYEVFMTPPFPPKSYTQQKTSLIINTSFETDKSYSFWVIAKNKQYESNSSDLVTIVFDGAANIDDIENLSVLATTNSTVSLTWAKRPNVTGYHVTPKGPDPYPALHTTITQQNSLVVKNLAPGVQYTFEVNAFKDTFVGKVVTISATTTGTPLPTVPNLQAQVMKDQGTTVKLSWEPPKDSRKIKWQYAIYYALNMPDLIQEARFTTSNLTTSIRNLEACEVYMFAVGVLGDFGAGPLSSPLQVSTHYNIRAAPKHLSVASENDEIIVRWISSCPRIDEPIVYMVTITEMTHNVVHTVSLTATNETMLHHKFHPMQYGGKYSVTVVTNAKNAVPSQPVIYLAPPILSPHQLTVRTEESGYLIYWQEHDLPTGFANKTKYHYEILISEGESVVNESTALRLNAEEPPYLYKSPIMDICAFAVRLVTENGYQSELSETYIVTKSASATPLMIYTSNVLSFAIPICLLVVALGAALGYFVVRHRRLSNSFTQFANSHYDTRRGQATFPGTADGLDDEDSPVIRGFSDDEPLVIA; via the exons ATGGCCGGCCGGGCGACATCGGCGTTTTGTCTCTTCGCGTCGATATTGcagttatttttattgattaacTTCAATTACGGTGAAAGACTTGGTGTCAAGCagagaaatttatatatttcggATAACGATGGTTTTAGGCACGGCAGAAGTCCGTTAATTATCGAGTCTGGTAACGTTCTAGATTCCGAAACATCGTTCGGCCGCGACCGCAGGGATGTTTCGTCTAATAATCACAACATTACAACTAAG CTCAATTGGCTGAATGATTCTCATCAACAACTGATGGTACATTGGGTTGGTGAAGGTTCAAATGTGATAATCTGCCTAGCAAGAGATAGTACTCCATTGGTCCGCTTGCCAATAAAAACCAATCCTAGTGCAGTCTATATCAGCTACGATTATGGAGAAACCTTCGAAAACAAAACTGATAAATTCCGTGTTTCCGATTCCAAAGAGCCAAGTGTTGGATATGCCACCCTGGACAAATTTTACAACCATCCGAAATTCAACACTCAT tgcGTATTTGCAGATAGTTCCAATCAATTGATATTCACTACATGGAATAATGGACAAGATATAACCAGACAAAATTTACCATTTCATCCAAGCGACATATCGTTTCATGAGGATGATCCAATTACATTTCTAGCATTGGACAAAATTGACCCAGAGCGGAAG TTATGGCTTACAAgagattttggaaaaacatGGGTCGTTATCCAAGAGTACGTCAAAGCGTTTTTCTGGTCATCTAAGCAACCAAAGACATTGTTTGTTGAAAGACACGAACCATTTGGTGTTAACACAGTTttagaaagtaaaaaactaTTCCAAGCTGaacgaaactttgaaattgtaaTGGGTGGTATTCAAGACTTTCAAATCAAAGGTGATTGCATGTTTGCAACGACTAAAAGCCGAGCTACAAGTGATGAT AACAATTTGGACTTATTTATTTCATGCAAGAATCAGCGGTTTGTAAGGGCTCGATTCCTTTCTGAACTGGATCGAAAAGACTATCATATTGTGGATGTTTCCAACAATCGTATTTTAGTAGCAGTATCTCATACTGAGTATATAGTCAATCTCTATGTTTCGGAGATAGTAGATCACGACAGCATTGTGTTTAGGTTATCCCTGGAAAGAATTCTAACTTTCTTCCCGAATAGCACCTGGAAGGACAGCTGGCTCAA cgaTGTCTCAGATGAAGCCTTTACTGACTTGTACAAGGTAGAAGGGCTGCGAGGTATTTATATCGCATCCCAAGTAAAAGAAACTCCGAAAGCTGGAGCAATTGGACCTGAGCATCTCGCGTCTTTGATAACTTACGATCATGGTGCAACGTGGAATCCAATTAATGCACCCACTGTTGACAATGATGGATTTACGATCCCATGTCACAACGATTGTTCCTTACATCTCAGCCAGAAGTTTAGTCAGCTTTATCCAGCAACTCGTTCTGTATCTATAATGAGTTCCAAATCGGCACCTGGCATTATAATTGCTACAGGAGTGATTGGAAAAAGTCTGAAGGGCCATCCAGGTGTTTTTGTATCTCGGGATGCCGGGTTGACGTGGAAACAAGTCCTGAaggattattatttcttcaacATGGGAGATCATGGCGGAGTTTTAGTAGCTGTCAAATACTTCAAGTCACGTGGCGAAACTAGACACATTTTATACTCTACAGATGAAGGAGAAACTTGGCAGACCTATGAGTTTAATGATCACATGCTACGAGTTTATGGATTGATGACTGAGCCTGGAGAAAATacaactgtttttacaatgttTGGCTCCGAAAGCTCTCGGCATCAATGGTTAATTGTTAAAGTGGATTTACGGAAAGTATTTGATAGAGATTGCAACAAGGATGATTTCAAGTTTTGGTCTCCAACTAGCACGGAACAACCCACAATGGCCTGTGTACTTGGTCGCAAAGAGACTTATCAGCGAAGGGCTGCCCGTGCTAATTGTTATACTGGAGCCGATTACGACAGACCTGTTAAACTAGATATTTGTCAATGCGATGCCAAGGACTACCAGTGCGATATAGGATTCATTCGCAGCACGCTTCCCTATCATTGCATTCGcgacaaattttcacacaGTGGCTTTGATCCTTACGAGATACCCAAATCTTGTAAGCCAGGTGCATTTTATAACCGAACCAAAGGATATCGAAAAATAGAGGATGACGACTGCTCAGGAGGcttgaccagaaattttgaaCCTGACGAG ATACCATGTCCCATGGAAGAGATTTCTTCTGAATTCTTGTTAGTCGCTCAAAGAGATCATATAACTCGGATCGATCTGAAAGAGCAGCGATTGGAAGTTTTACCCCTACACGGTTTAAAAAACGTAATTGCAATTGaattcgatttaaaaaacaacTGTCTGTACTGGGCTGATATTGTAAACGATACGATTGGAAGACAGTGCCTTAAAGATGGAACAAGCTACCCTGAAATTCTAGTTGAAACGGATCTTAGCTCTATTGAAGGAATGGCACTCGACTGGATCTCCAAAGTTCTCTACTTTGTTGATggtgtgaaaatgaaaatagagtTAATCAGGGTTGATATTTCCACTATGGGAAGAATGAGGCGAACAATTTTAGATTCGACGAAGCTTAAAAAACCCAGAGGCATTGCCGTTCATCCAATGAATGGTTATATGTTTTGGACTGACTGGGCACCAGGAGATGCTTCGGTGTCCCGTGCTAACTTGGATGGTTCAAATGTTAAGCGATTGTTCAATGACAAGACTGTTGAATGGCCAAATGGAATAACAATCGATCACATTGCTGAAAGAATATATTGGGTAGATGCTAAACTCGATTATATTGGTTCGTCCGATTTTGACGGacagagatttaaaaaaatacttgcaAATGACGAACGATTGGCTCATCCTTTCGCAGTGGCTGTCTTCAAAGATAACATGTACTGGGATGACTGGAAACAGTCGATGATATTTGTAGCAGACAAAGATCATGGCTCAGGGTTAACTAATGTATTCGGACAGCTAGTCGGACTGATGGACCTGAAAGTATTTGCGCATAGCGTACAGGTTGGCACTAACAAATGTATCAACAGTACGTGCTCTCACATTTGTCTCGGTGCTCCTAATAATGAATTTGTATGCTTATGCCCAGACGGCATGGAAATGAATTCAGGAAACTGTACTTGTCCCGGTGGGATATCACCTTATGCTAATTCAACATGCCCTCGCATAGCTAGTACTTGTTCCGCAAATCAATTCTCttgcaataacaatatttgtatACCAGAGTTATGGAAATGCGACGGTGATAACGACTGCGGTGATAATTCTGACGAAGTGCACTGTAAACGTGCATCCTGTGAACCGAATCACTTTGCCTGCGATGAAGATAAATGTATTCCAAAGTACTGGGTTTGCGATTTCGATAATGACTGTAAAGACAAGACCGATGAGTTAAATTGTCGTTACGCAAATTGCACAGAAGCACAATTTAAGTGTCAGAATGGCCAATGTATCTCACATCGATGGTTTTGCGACGGAGAAGCCGATTGTCGCGATGgttcagatgaaaaaaattgttcgattGCTCAAACAACCACTTGTGAACCTGGTCAGTTTCTTTGCAACACGACTGGTTACAAAACGTGTATTCCAGCGGCATGGAGATGTGATGGAGAAAGTGATTGTGAAAATGGTACTGATGAAGCATCTTGCGATAAACTACAGTGTGAACCTTGGCAATTTGCATGTAAATCGAGTAAGCGATGTATTTACAATTCTTGGGTCTGCGATGGAGATCTGGACTGTACAGATGGCTCGGATGAAGTTAACTGTTCAGTCTCTACTCAAACTCTTCTGCCATTGCCACATCCACTCTTTCCAAACTATTCTTGTAGTGACTGGATGTTCAtgtgtaacaataaaaaatgtgtaccATATTGGTGGAAATGTGATAGGGTCGACGATTGTGGAGATAATTCAGATGAAATTGGATGCGGAAATTTTGAAGTCTCGACAGTACTACCAGCCACTACACTCCAGACACGAACATGCCACATGTATCAATTCCAATGTTACAATGGAGCTTGCATAGAAGAGGCTTGGGTTTGTGATCGATACGAAGACTGTCCATCTGGGGAAGATGAATTGCATTGTGAGGGAGTAACAACTGCTTGCCGTAATGACCAGTTTAAGTGCCGGGTGGATGGCTCATGCATTCCTCTGACAAATATCTGTAATAATGTACTTGAATGTCCTGATGGTAGTGACGAAATAGGGTGCAATCGCGATCTAACCACTGCAGCAGGAAGCACTCCCTGCCATTCTGGTTTTTTCCCTTGCGATCAGGGACACTGTATTCCAAAGGCTTGGTTTTGTGACGGAAAGTCAGATTGCTATGATGGTTTAGATGAAAGTGATTGTGACAAAAACAAATCTAGGATTTATCAAGTCTCTCAAATGGGAGTTGATAGCAAATCTACTAACGCATCCAGCTTGATTTTGTATTGGATGATCCCGGTACCGAACAATGTGACCTTTGAATTCCTACCTTCAATAgcaaaatctgaaacaaacGCTACTTGGACGAACGCCACAAGTTGGATCGAAACGGAAGAATATCAGTTCAACAGTCTTCAGCCTTACACATCATATAATTTAACCGTTTATGTGAAGCTCAAGAATCAAACTACAGTCTTTCCTCCAGCAGTGTATATATCTGCCGCTACGAGTATAGGCATTCCATCTGCACCGTGGAATATTACTGCTACCCAGAGAAATGGAACGCGCATTGAAGTATCTTGGCGTGCACCACTGTATCCAAACGGTCCGATAACTGGTTATGAAGTATTTATGACGCCACCATTCCCTCCAAAATCGTATACACAGCAGAAAACATCACTGATTATTAACACATCATTTGAAACTGATAAATCGTATTCATTTTGGGTTATTGCGAAGAACAAACAATATGAATCAAATTCTTCCGATCTTGTGACTATAGTCTTTGACGGTGCTGCTAATATTGATGATATAGAAAACTTGTCTGTTCTTGCTACAACTAATTCAACCGTCAGTTTGACTTGGGCCAAGAGGCCAAATGTCACTGGATATCATGTTACTCCAAAAGGCCCTGACCCATATCCTGCCTTGCACACAACAATAactcaacaaaattcattagtTGTAAAGAATTTGGCACCAGGAGTTCAATACACATTCGAAGTAAATGCATTCAAAGATACCTTTGTTGGAAAAGTTGTAACAATCAGTGCAACAACAACTGGCACTCCGTTACCTACAGTTCCAAATTTACAAGCACAAGTGATGAAGGATCAAGGAACAACAGTTAAACTTAGCTGGGAACCGCCAAAAGATTCCCGGAAAATAAAGTGGCAGTATGCAATTTATTATGCTCTGAATATGCCAGATTTAATCCAAG AGGCAAGGTTTACTACAAGCAATCTTACAACATCTATTCGTAACTTGGAAGCCTGCGAGGTATACATGTTCGCAGTTGGAGTTTTGGGAGATTTCGGTGCTGGTCCTCTCAGCTCTCCACTTCAGGTGTCTACACACTACAACATCAGAGCAGCGCCAAAACATCTCAGTGTTGCATcagaaaatgacgaaataatTGTGAGATGGATTTCAAGCTGTCCCCGAATAGATGAGCCAATTGTTTACATG GTTACGATCACCGAAATGACGCATAATGTAGTTCATACCGTATCGTTGACGGCTACAAACGAAACTATGTTACATCACAAATTCCATCCCATGCAGTATGGTGGAAAGTACAGTGTGACGGTAGTAACAAATGCTAAAAATGCAGTTCCGAGTCAACCTGTTATTTATTTGGCACCACCAATATTGTCACCGCATCAGTTGACAGTACGGACTGAGGAATCCGGTTATCTTATTTACTGGCAAGAACACGACTTACCAACTGGTTTTGCTAACAAAACGAAGTATCattatgaaatattaatatcagAGGGTGAAAGTGTAGTCAATGAATCTACTGCACTAAGATTAAATGCTGAAGAACCCCCGTACTTATACAAAAGTCCGATAATGGACATCTGTGCCTTTGCTGTGAGGCTGGTCACTGAAAATGGATATCAGAGCGAACTCAGCGAAACTTATATTGTGACAAAATCTGCAT CTGCAACACCATTGATGATATATACGTCAAACGTACTATCGTTTGCCATACCAATCTGTTTGCTGGTTGTTGCTCTGGGAGCAGCCCTGGGATATTTTGTGGTACGACATAGAAGACTGTCGAATAGTTTTACACAATTCGCGAACAGCCATTACGATACGAGACGTGGACAAGCAACGTTTCCTGGCACTGCGGATGGCCTAG ATGATGAAGATAGCCCTGTGATTCGAGGTTTCTCCGATGATGAGCCATTGGTAATAGCATGA